The following coding sequences are from one Pseudonocardia sp. HH130630-07 window:
- a CDS encoding alpha/beta fold hydrolase, which translates to MSGTEDIVTSAGPMYVTRWDGASEPVLAVHGVSSTGLLWRWLHDAAPDLTLIAPDLAGRGGTPASAVRPSSPAAHADRLADLTSALDLGPVHVIGMSMGGFVATEFAVRHPELTRSVTLVDGGLPLPGPPAPVGATTARLRAAYASDGVWPDPAAYARHYCSTAAPLCDPADPRTAEVLAHELVPAGDGVRVARDLDTVVEDAVSIFCSSAGRTAFDRLAVPVRALYAAWSVGPDTPPLYPATHVSALVGGSSALVSAELLPEADHAATVMTDRGARACARVLRASVDDAGRRGGRG; encoded by the coding sequence GTGTCCGGTACCGAGGACATCGTGACCAGCGCCGGTCCGATGTACGTCACGCGGTGGGACGGTGCGTCCGAGCCGGTACTGGCGGTGCACGGGGTGTCGAGTACCGGGCTGCTGTGGCGGTGGCTGCACGACGCCGCCCCGGACCTCACGCTGATCGCACCGGATCTCGCCGGCCGGGGCGGTACTCCCGCGTCCGCCGTCCGGCCGTCGTCGCCCGCGGCGCACGCGGACCGGCTCGCCGATCTGACGTCGGCGCTGGACCTCGGGCCCGTGCACGTGATCGGCATGTCGATGGGCGGATTCGTGGCCACCGAGTTCGCGGTGCGACACCCGGAGCTGACCCGGTCGGTCACCCTGGTCGACGGCGGGCTGCCCCTCCCCGGGCCACCCGCGCCCGTCGGGGCGACGACCGCGCGACTGCGCGCGGCCTACGCGAGCGACGGTGTGTGGCCCGATCCGGCGGCCTACGCGCGGCACTACTGCTCGACGGCGGCCCCGCTGTGCGATCCCGCCGACCCGCGCACGGCGGAGGTGCTGGCCCACGAGCTCGTCCCGGCCGGGGACGGGGTGCGGGTCGCCAGGGACCTCGACACCGTCGTCGAGGACGCGGTGTCGATCTTCTGCAGCTCGGCGGGGCGCACGGCGTTCGACCGGCTCGCGGTACCGGTCCGGGCGCTGTACGCGGCGTGGTCGGTCGGGCCGGACACTCCGCCGTTGTACCCGGCCACGCACGTGTCTGCGCTGGTGGGCGGGTCGTCCGCGCTGGTCTCGGCCGAGCTGCTGCCCGAGGCCGACCACGCGGCGACGGTGATGACCGACCGGGGGGCGCGTGCCTGTGCCCGGGTGCTGCGGGCCTCCGTCGACGACGCGGGCCGGCGCGGCGGTCGCGGCTGA
- the ppgK gene encoding polyphosphate--glucose phosphotransferase has protein sequence MSSKHEHGFGVDIGGSGIKGAPVDLEKGRLADDRVRIPTPQPSTPESVAETVAEILDEFGWTGPFGCTFPAVVQHGVTRTAANVDPSWIDCDAAGVLQRVTGRQALLVNDADAAGVAEAEFGAAGSADGVVLLATLGTGIGTALVVNGRLVPNTEFGHLEIDGFDAESRAADSARERDDLGWEEWGERLTRYFTHVENLLWPDLIVVGGGVSKKFDKWSPHVRTRTRMVPATLLNEAGIVGAALLARR, from the coding sequence GTGAGCAGCAAGCACGAGCACGGTTTCGGTGTCGACATCGGCGGGTCCGGGATCAAGGGCGCGCCGGTCGACCTGGAGAAGGGCAGGCTGGCCGACGACCGTGTGCGGATCCCGACCCCGCAGCCCTCGACCCCGGAGTCGGTCGCCGAGACGGTCGCCGAGATCCTCGACGAGTTCGGCTGGACCGGGCCGTTCGGGTGCACCTTCCCCGCCGTCGTCCAGCACGGGGTCACCCGCACCGCCGCGAACGTCGATCCCTCCTGGATCGACTGCGACGCGGCCGGTGTGCTGCAGCGGGTCACCGGCCGCCAGGCGCTGCTGGTGAACGACGCCGACGCCGCGGGGGTCGCCGAGGCCGAGTTCGGTGCGGCCGGCTCGGCCGACGGCGTCGTCCTGCTCGCGACGCTGGGCACCGGGATCGGCACCGCGCTCGTCGTGAACGGCCGGCTCGTGCCGAACACCGAGTTCGGGCACCTGGAGATCGACGGGTTCGACGCCGAGTCCCGGGCCGCCGACTCCGCCCGGGAGCGGGACGATCTCGGCTGGGAGGAGTGGGGTGAGCGGCTCACCCGCTACTTCACCCACGTGGAGAACCTGCTCTGGCCGGACCTGATCGTCGTCGGTGGCGGGGTCAGCAAGAAGTTCGACAAGTGGTCGCCGCACGTCCGGACCCGGACCCGGATGGTCCCGGCGACGCTGCTCAACGAGGCCGGGATCGTCGGCGCGGCGCTGCTCGCCCGCCGCTGA
- a CDS encoding AbrB family transcriptional regulator, with product MRTAARLREVPWWRWLLLGGLTTVGTIALAALDVPSPALFAGLLVASVLALAGLGPDRVARPATSGAQAVIGIVIGLLARPDTLATVAAQGVPVLLISLGTLLVSMAAGLLMGLQRGVTPLTGMLAQTAGGASGLVAISRELGGDERMVAVIQYLRVGLVTATMPVVAALAYGAGTGGGATGAPAAPQAPWWVGLAITAACVLIGIPLGRLARVPAAALLGPMVVALVISTAGLSFDAAVPMPLVEVAYAVIGWQAGLRFTRAALGTVVRVLPLATALILAVVALCAALGMLLSHLTGMTPLEGYLATTPGGIYAVLATAISSGADVTSVVAVQVLRVVLMLLAAPWIARFVGRRLGAGPAT from the coding sequence GTGAGGACGGCGGCACGTCTGCGCGAGGTCCCCTGGTGGCGCTGGCTCCTGCTCGGCGGCCTGACGACGGTCGGCACGATCGCCCTCGCCGCGCTCGACGTGCCGTCGCCGGCCCTGTTCGCCGGGCTGCTCGTGGCGAGCGTGCTCGCGCTGGCCGGGCTCGGGCCCGATCGTGTGGCCCGCCCGGCGACGTCCGGGGCGCAGGCCGTGATCGGCATCGTCATCGGGCTGCTGGCCCGCCCGGACACCCTCGCCACGGTCGCCGCGCAGGGGGTGCCGGTGCTCCTGATCAGCCTCGGGACGCTGCTCGTCTCCATGGCCGCCGGGCTGCTGATGGGGCTCCAGCGCGGGGTCACCCCGCTCACCGGGATGCTCGCGCAGACCGCGGGCGGCGCGTCCGGGCTCGTCGCGATCAGCCGGGAGCTGGGTGGTGACGAGCGGATGGTCGCCGTCATCCAGTACCTGCGGGTCGGCCTGGTGACGGCGACGATGCCGGTCGTCGCCGCGCTCGCCTACGGCGCGGGGACCGGCGGTGGCGCCACCGGTGCACCGGCCGCCCCGCAGGCTCCCTGGTGGGTCGGTCTCGCGATCACCGCCGCCTGCGTGCTGATCGGGATCCCGCTCGGCCGGCTCGCGCGGGTGCCGGCGGCCGCGCTGCTCGGGCCCATGGTCGTCGCGCTGGTGATCAGCACGGCCGGTCTCTCGTTCGACGCGGCCGTCCCGATGCCGCTGGTCGAGGTCGCCTATGCGGTGATCGGCTGGCAGGCCGGGCTGCGGTTCACCCGGGCGGCCCTCGGCACCGTCGTGCGAGTGCTGCCGCTGGCGACCGCACTGATCCTCGCCGTCGTCGCGCTGTGCGCGGCGCTCGGGATGCTGCTGTCCCACCTCACCGGCATGACGCCGCTCGAGGGCTACCTCGCGACCACCCCCGGCGGGATCTACGCGGTGCTCGCCACGGCGATCTCCTCGGGCGCGGACGTCACCTCGGTCGTCGCGGTCCAGGTGCTGCGGGTGGTCCTCATGCTGCTGGCGGCGCCGTGGATCGCCCGGTTCGTCGGGCGCCGGCTGGGCGCCGGGCCCGCGACCTGA
- a CDS encoding dihydrofolate reductase family protein, whose protein sequence is MGTIDVHEFISLDGVVEDPSWTAEYGFTDAMGAAIGALCDQAILLGRTTYEAFYPAWSPQGHDEESGAAFFNGAPKHVVTSTLTDPLEWENASVLGAYHPRRIQELKDSVDGGIYVSGSATLVRALLADGLVDTLNLFVYPVALGAGQRLFAEGQRIPLRLVASEAYDNGVVRMTYGPPGN, encoded by the coding sequence GTGGGAACCATCGACGTGCACGAGTTCATCAGCCTCGACGGCGTGGTCGAGGACCCGTCGTGGACGGCCGAGTACGGCTTCACCGACGCGATGGGCGCCGCGATCGGCGCGCTCTGCGACCAGGCGATCCTGCTGGGCCGCACCACCTACGAGGCGTTCTACCCGGCCTGGTCGCCGCAGGGGCACGACGAGGAGTCCGGTGCGGCGTTCTTCAACGGTGCGCCGAAGCACGTCGTGACCTCGACGCTGACCGATCCCCTGGAGTGGGAGAACGCGTCCGTCCTCGGGGCGTACCACCCACGCCGGATCCAGGAGCTGAAGGACTCTGTCGACGGCGGCATCTACGTCAGCGGCAGCGCCACCCTGGTCCGGGCGCTGCTCGCCGACGGGCTGGTCGACACGCTGAACCTGTTCGTCTACCCGGTGGCGCTCGGCGCCGGGCAGCGGCTGTTCGCCGAGGGGCAGCGGATCCCGCTGCGGCTCGTGGCGTCCGAGGCGTACGACAACGGGGTCGTCCGGATGACCTACGGGCCGCCCGGGAACTGA
- a CDS encoding alpha/beta hydrolase has product MSRSRLLPLLVGALSLTVVAACGTPAPAVAPAGGPDGAGPPPARFSEQQIAWQPCGSFATTTADEALYANDRFDCARVAVPLDYADPAGVTGQVALIRAKARGDRIGSLLVNPGGPGASGMNFVATLGPVWDNTEVGERFDVVGFDPRGVGASTPRVDCFTDDEADRDVPPGPYLFDVGSAGQAADIARRCSDGSGGVEALTSVGSGNVVQDMDVLRSVLGEEKLTYLGYSYGSELGAMYAERYPQNLRAMVIDGAVDPELSESQFRLSQFAAWQRTFDELASTCAAGPDCPLGTDPARANETFQELTRPLLDRPVPTTDGRLLTHADLVQGVTSSFFSPAQRSMILDGLRELRTGRGDTLLALRDLALGRGADGSYGGAAYMDANLAIRCMDNPRRSPAEQADLRDRAHRAAPFLDPGRPAGPAHYECEGWPEPPSRQLPWLAGADAVPPTLTVSLTDDPGTPHQGGVTMARRLGGSLLSVEAAQHGIALYGGNACVDRAVSDYLVDLTTPQPGATCGR; this is encoded by the coding sequence ATGTCCCGTTCCCGCCTGCTACCACTCCTCGTGGGGGCGCTGTCCCTGACGGTGGTCGCCGCCTGCGGCACACCGGCACCGGCCGTCGCACCGGCGGGCGGCCCGGACGGGGCCGGTCCACCGCCGGCCCGGTTCTCCGAGCAGCAGATCGCATGGCAGCCGTGCGGATCCTTCGCCACGACGACGGCCGACGAGGCCCTCTACGCGAACGACCGGTTCGACTGCGCCCGGGTCGCCGTACCCCTCGACTACGCCGACCCCGCCGGAGTGACCGGGCAGGTCGCCCTGATCCGGGCGAAGGCACGGGGCGACCGGATCGGATCGCTGCTCGTCAACCCCGGCGGACCCGGGGCGTCCGGGATGAACTTCGTGGCCACGCTCGGACCGGTGTGGGACAACACCGAGGTCGGTGAGCGCTTCGACGTGGTCGGGTTCGACCCGCGCGGGGTCGGCGCGTCGACGCCCCGGGTGGACTGCTTCACCGACGACGAGGCCGACCGCGACGTCCCACCCGGGCCGTACCTGTTCGACGTCGGCAGTGCCGGGCAGGCAGCTGACATCGCCCGGCGCTGCAGCGACGGCAGCGGCGGGGTCGAGGCGCTGACCAGCGTCGGGAGCGGCAACGTCGTGCAGGACATGGATGTTCTCCGCAGCGTCCTGGGCGAGGAGAAGCTGACCTACCTCGGCTACAGCTACGGCAGCGAGCTGGGCGCGATGTACGCCGAGAGGTACCCGCAGAACCTGCGGGCGATGGTGATCGACGGAGCGGTCGATCCGGAGCTGTCGGAGTCGCAGTTCCGGCTCTCCCAGTTCGCCGCCTGGCAGCGGACCTTCGACGAGCTCGCGAGCACCTGTGCCGCCGGTCCGGACTGTCCACTGGGCACCGATCCCGCCCGGGCGAACGAAACGTTCCAGGAGCTCACCCGCCCGCTGCTGGACCGTCCCGTACCCACCACCGACGGTCGTCTGCTGACCCACGCCGACCTCGTCCAGGGCGTGACGAGTTCCTTCTTCTCCCCCGCCCAGCGATCGATGATCCTCGACGGCCTCCGGGAGCTGCGGACCGGGCGCGGCGACACCCTGCTCGCCCTGCGCGACCTCGCCCTGGGGCGCGGCGCGGACGGCAGCTACGGCGGGGCCGCGTACATGGACGCCAACCTCGCCATCCGCTGCATGGACAACCCGCGCCGCAGCCCCGCCGAGCAGGCCGACCTGCGTGACCGGGCGCACCGGGCCGCACCGTTCCTCGACCCCGGCCGCCCGGCCGGCCCGGCCCACTACGAGTGCGAGGGATGGCCCGAGCCGCCGAGCCGGCAGCTGCCGTGGCTCGCCGGCGCCGACGCGGTGCCGCCCACGCTCACCGTCTCGCTCACCGACGATCCGGGAACGCCGCACCAGGGTGGCGTCACCATGGCCCGTCGCCTGGGCGGCAGCCTGCTGAGCGTCGAGGCGGCCCAGCACGGCATCGCCCTCTACGGCGGCAACGCGTGCGTCGACCGCGCCGTGTCGGACTACCTCGTCGACCTCACGACCCCGCAGCCCGGCGCGACGTGCGGCAGGTGA
- a CDS encoding TetR/AcrR family transcriptional regulator — MVGVTVAEQERSCPGRRERKKLRTRSALRAAALDRALRQGPEAFTVEEVCADADVAPRTFFNYFPSKDAALFGWDGAALDELADEVRAAPAGPPLVAATAVLGALAAVLTTSPIWHGQLELLRAHPELTGRIAQVGRTLEATVAHALADRDGVADPRLEHRVAAAGAMAVLQVTVAVWLDDPAGPDAGAVHADVLAQARAAFAGASPTQFPGGP; from the coding sequence ATGGTCGGCGTGACCGTCGCGGAGCAGGAACGCTCGTGCCCAGGGCGGCGGGAGCGCAAGAAGCTGCGTACCCGGTCCGCACTGCGGGCGGCTGCCCTGGACCGGGCACTGCGCCAGGGACCGGAGGCCTTCACCGTCGAGGAGGTCTGCGCCGACGCCGACGTCGCGCCGCGCACCTTCTTCAACTACTTCCCGTCCAAGGACGCGGCTCTCTTCGGCTGGGACGGGGCGGCACTGGACGAGTTGGCCGACGAGGTCCGCGCGGCGCCGGCGGGCCCTCCGCTGGTGGCTGCGACGGCCGTCCTCGGTGCGCTGGCCGCGGTCCTGACCACGAGCCCCATCTGGCACGGCCAGCTGGAACTGCTACGAGCCCACCCCGAGCTGACCGGCAGGATCGCGCAGGTGGGACGGACGCTGGAGGCGACCGTGGCGCACGCGCTCGCCGACCGCGACGGCGTCGCCGATCCGCGGCTCGAGCATCGTGTCGCGGCTGCCGGGGCGATGGCGGTGTTGCAGGTCACCGTCGCCGTCTGGCTGGATGATCCGGCCGGGCCGGACGCGGGCGCGGTGCACGCCGACGTCCTGGCCCAGGCCCGTGCGGCGTTCGCCGGGGCGTCGCCGACTCAGTTCCCGGGCGGCCCGTAG
- the pgm gene encoding phosphoglucomutase (alpha-D-glucose-1,6-bisphosphate-dependent) — MSVHERAGTPARAEDLIDVDALLAAYRDTRPDPAVDVQRVAFGTSGHRGSALAATFNDDHIAATSQAIVEYRAAQGIDGPLFLGRDSHALSEPATRTAAEVFAANGVELVLDSRDGLTPTPAISHAILVANAGRSAHLADGVVVTPSHNPPADGGFKYNPPDGGPAGTDATSWIADRANALLEAGLSGVRRTTAVEAGRYDYRGEYVAALDQVLDMAAIRDAGVTIGADPLGGASVDYWGAIAERYGLDLTVVNPEVDPAFGFMTLDWDGKIRMDCSSPYAMASLVSRMSSDAPFTIATGNDADADRHGIVTADGGLMNPNHYLAVAIGYLYAHRPGWPSAAGIGKTAVSSSMIDRVAADLGRPLVEVPVGFKWFVPGLRSGDIAFGGEESAGASFLRRDGSPWSTDKDGLLLALLASEITAVTGRTPTEHYADLTRRFGEPAYARTDVACSREDKAALAKLDSGAVTATELAGDPITARLTSAPGNDAALGGLKVVTGSGWFAARPSGTEDVYKVYAESFRGAEHLAAIQSEAREVVATALAG, encoded by the coding sequence ATGTCCGTGCACGAGCGCGCCGGGACCCCGGCACGCGCCGAGGACCTGATCGACGTGGACGCGCTGCTCGCGGCGTACCGCGACACCCGGCCCGACCCGGCGGTCGACGTCCAGCGGGTCGCCTTCGGCACCTCCGGTCACCGCGGCTCGGCGCTGGCGGCCACGTTCAACGACGACCACATCGCCGCAACCAGCCAGGCAATCGTCGAGTACCGGGCCGCACAGGGCATCGACGGCCCGCTGTTCCTGGGGCGCGACTCGCACGCGCTGTCCGAGCCCGCCACCCGGACCGCGGCCGAGGTGTTCGCCGCGAACGGCGTGGAGCTGGTGCTCGACTCCCGCGACGGCCTGACGCCCACCCCGGCGATCTCGCACGCGATCCTCGTGGCCAACGCCGGGCGCTCCGCGCACCTGGCCGACGGCGTCGTCGTCACCCCGTCGCACAACCCGCCCGCCGACGGCGGCTTCAAGTACAACCCGCCGGACGGCGGCCCGGCCGGCACCGACGCGACGTCCTGGATCGCCGACCGCGCCAACGCGCTGCTGGAGGCCGGACTGTCCGGGGTCCGGCGGACGACCGCGGTCGAGGCCGGGCGCTACGACTACCGCGGCGAGTACGTGGCGGCGCTGGACCAGGTACTGGACATGGCGGCGATCCGGGACGCCGGGGTCACGATCGGCGCCGACCCGCTCGGCGGTGCGTCGGTCGACTACTGGGGCGCGATCGCCGAGCGCTACGGCCTGGACCTCACCGTGGTGAACCCCGAGGTCGACCCGGCGTTCGGGTTCATGACCCTGGACTGGGACGGCAAGATCCGGATGGACTGCTCGTCGCCGTACGCGATGGCGTCCCTGGTCTCGCGGATGTCGTCGGACGCCCCGTTCACCATCGCCACCGGCAACGACGCCGACGCCGACCGGCACGGCATCGTCACCGCCGACGGCGGCCTGATGAACCCGAACCACTACCTGGCCGTCGCGATCGGCTACCTGTACGCGCACCGGCCCGGCTGGCCGTCCGCGGCCGGTATCGGCAAGACCGCGGTGAGCTCGTCGATGATCGACCGGGTCGCCGCCGACCTGGGGCGCCCGCTGGTCGAGGTGCCGGTCGGGTTCAAGTGGTTCGTCCCGGGCCTGCGTTCCGGTGACATCGCCTTCGGCGGCGAGGAGAGCGCCGGGGCGTCGTTCCTGCGCCGCGACGGGTCGCCGTGGAGCACCGACAAGGACGGCCTGCTGCTCGCGCTGCTCGCCTCCGAGATCACCGCCGTCACCGGCCGGACCCCGACCGAGCACTACGCCGACCTCACCCGCCGGTTCGGTGAGCCCGCGTACGCGCGTACCGACGTCGCCTGCAGCCGCGAGGACAAGGCGGCCCTGGCCAAGCTGGACTCCGGCGCGGTGACCGCCACCGAGCTGGCCGGGGACCCGATCACGGCGCGGCTCACCAGCGCACCGGGCAACGACGCGGCCCTCGGCGGGCTCAAGGTCGTGACCGGCTCCGGCTGGTTCGCGGCGCGGCCGTCGGGCACCGAGGACGTCTACAAGGTCTACGCCGAGAGCTTCCGTGGCGCCGAACACCTCGCCGCCATCCAGTCGGAGGCCCGCGAGGTGGTCGCCACCGCGCTGGCCGGATGA